The DNA window TTCGGCCGGCAGATGCAGAAGCTGCATGTCGAGGGCGCGCGCAACGTTGCCGAGGCAGCCCGGGAAGCGGGGTGCGAGGCGCTCGTCCATGTCTCCGCCATCGGCGCTGACCGCAACGCCCAGTCGAACTACGGCCGCACCAAGGGCGAGGGCGAGGATGCCGTCCGCGCAGCCTTTCCGGCCGCCACGATCGTCCGCCCATCGATCGTCTTCGGCCCCGAAGACGATTTGACCAATCGCTTCGCCGGCATGGCGCGGCTGCCGTTCCTTCCGGTGATCGCGTCGCAGCGCAATTTCGCCCCGGTCTTCGTCCGCGACCTTGGCAAAGCGATCGCGATGGCGGCGATGGACGCGCAAAGGTTTGGCGGAAAGACCTTCGAGATCGGCGGGCCGCAAGTGATGAGCATGGCCGAGCTCCACCAGGCCATTCTCGAGATCACCGAGCAGGACCCCGGCGTCGTGCACCTTCCGGACTTCTTCGGCAGCCTGCTTGCGAAGTTCGGCTGGCTGCCGGGCGCCCCGCTGACCAAGGATCAGTGGCTGATGCTCCAGCGCGACAATGTGCCGGCGAAGGGCACTCCCGGTTTGGACGCGTTCGGCATCAAGGCGACCCCGCTTGCCGCAGTTGCCTACGAATGGCTCGGCCGCTTCCACAAGGGCGGCAAGTTCGCGGGCCGCCGTATCAACCTGACCGCGACCTCCTAAGTGCCTGTCCTCTGGCTTGTGATCATCCTCGGCATCGTCGAGGGGGTTACCGAATATCTGCCGGTCTCCTCGACCGGGCACCTGATCCTCGCCACCGAGCTGCTCGGCTTCAAGGCGGGCGATTGGGAAGCATTCAACGTCGCCATCCAGCCCGGGGCCATCCTCGCGATCGTGGTACTTTACTGGCAGACGTTCTGGGACGTGCTCACCGGCCTGTTCGGGCGCGAGCCGAAGGCCTTCGCCTTCGTCCGCAATCTCGTCATCGCCTGCGTTCCCGCCATCGTCCTTGCGCTTCTGTTCGGCGATACGATCGAGGCGATGCTCGGGAGTGCGGTAGTCGTCGCCTGGGCCCTCATCATCGGCGGCGTTGCGATCCTGGTCCTCGAAAAGACCGTGAAGCCGCGCGAGTGCGACGGGGTGGCGAACCTCAGCGTTAGGCAATCGGCGTTGGTCGGTCTCGTCCAATGCCTCGCGATGGTGCCCGGGGTGAGCCGCTCGGGCGCGACGATCCTCGGCGCGATGGCGTTCGGTGTCGATCGCAAGACCGCCGCCGAGTTCAGCTTTTTCCTCGCCATGCCGACGCTTTCGGGCGCGACGGCTTACTATCTCCTCAAGCATCACGACCGGATCGCCCCGGAGATGTACGGCAACATCGTCATCGGAAGCATCGTCAGCTTCGTCGTTGCGCTCGTCGTTGTGAAGCTCTTCGTCAGCTACGTGACCCGGCACGGCTTCGCCCCCTTCGCCTGGTACCGGATCGTCGCCGGAGCTGCAGCGCTTGTCTGGCTGACGGCGCGCTGACTTCCCCGCCGTCGGAGTTGATGATAAACTCCGTCAGTTTCAGTAGCTTAGTGGTGCCGCCATGCGTTTGGGCTTGTTCGTCGCTCCCCTCCTCCTCTGTTCGTCGCCGCTGTTCGCGCAAGCGGCGCCGACGCCGCAGGATGTCAGGGACATGCAGCAGGTGGTCGCCGATCCCGCACTTGGCGGCAAGTTGGCGAGGATTATGGAAGCGATGTCGAAATCGCTGCTCGACCTGCCGGTCGGCAACATCGAAGCTGCCGCCGAAGGCCGCAAGCCCACCGCCGCCGACCGCCGCCGCACCGTTCGTTCCGAAACCGGCATCAGCGAGCGCGAGCTGCACGCCCGGATCGCTGCCGCGCAGCCGATGCTGCAGCAGAGCCTGAAGGCTGTGACCGATGCGCTGCCGTCGATGATGCACGGCCTCGCCCAGGCGCAACAATCGATCGAGCGCGCGGCGGCAAATATGCCGGACCCGACCTACCCGAAGCGCTAGACCTAAGCGTCTGCCCCGCTAAAGCTGCCCGTCATGTGGCAGCTCTTCCAATTCCCCCTCTGCCCCTTTTCCCGCAAGGTTCGCCTGGTGCTCGCCGAAAAGGGCATCGGGCATGAGCTGGTGCGCGAGAACCCGTGGGAACAGCGCGACGAGTTCATCGACCTGAACCCCGCCGGCGAAACGCCAGTGATGGTCGAACCGGACCAAGGCGTCACGCTGATCGGATCGCAGCCGATCGTCGAATATTTCGACGAGACGATCGATCGCATGCCGATGATCCACGGCAATGCCGCGCTGCGCGCCGAGATACGGCGGATGACCGAATGGTTCGACCTCAAGCTCTACCGTGAGGCCGTCGAGCCGTTGATGAACGAGCGGATGCGCAAGCGGCTGGTCAACCGCGAGAGCCCGGACACACGCGTGCTTCGCGACGCGATGCGCACCGCCAGCGAGCATCTCGACTATCTCGACTATCTCCTGGACCACCGCCGCTGGCTCGCCGGGCCCGGGCTCAGCCTCGCCGATTTCACAGCCGCGGCGCACCTCAGCGTCATCGACTATCTCGGCGCGCTCGACTGGCGCGGGCACAAGCAGACCAAGGATTGGTATGCGGTGATGAAGTCGCGGCCCGGCTTCCGCCCGCTGCTCGGTGAGCGGATGGAAGTTATCGTACCCCCATCCCACTACGACAAGGTGGATTTCTAAGCCGCCTGAAGCGCCCCGCGAAGCACTCGTTCCTCAAGGCTGCGGCCGGCACCGATAGCGACGCAGCTCATCGGATCGTCGGCGATGCGAACCGGCAGGCCGGTCGAATCCTGGATGATCGTGTCGATCCCGCGCAGCAGCGCGCCGCCCCCGGTCATGGTGATGCCCTGGTCGATGACGTCCGCGGCAATCTCCGGCTGCGTGTTCTCCAGCGCGGCGCGAACCACTTCGACGATCTGGTTGACCGGCTCGGCCAGCGCTTCTGCGACCTGGGCCTGAGTGAGGATGATCTCGGCAGGCATGCCCCGGCCGACATCGCGACCGCGAACCCGCGTGGTCAGGCCGACCCCGTCGCCGGGCCGGGTGGCGGAGCCGATCTCCAGCTTCACCCGCTCCGCAGTCCCTTCGCCGATCAGCAGGTTGAAGTTGCGGCGGACATAAGAGGTGATCGCATCGTCCATCCGGTCACCGCCGACCCGGGAAGAACGGCTGAAGGCCAGCCCATTGAGGGAGATGACGCCGACTTCGGTCGTGCCGCCGCCGATGTCGACGACCATCGAGCCGACCGGGTCGGCGACCGGCAATCCGGCGCCGATCGCGGCCGCCATCGGTTCCTCGATCAGAAGCACACGGTCCGCGCCGGCGTTCGTCACCGCATCGCGGATAGCGCGGCGCTCCACCGAGGTGGCGCCCGACGGAATGCAGATCGCGGCCTCGGGACCGCGGGTGAAGCGCCGCGGTCCGCCATGCGCCTTGCGGATGAAATGCTTGATCATTTCCTCGGCAACTTCGAGATCGGCAATGACCCCGCTGCGCAGCGGCCGGATCGTGCGGACGCCCTGGGGCGTCTTGCCGAGCATCAGCTTGGCGTCGTCGCCGACCGCCCGGACCTTGCGCTCACCGTCGCGGGTTTCCAGCGCGACGACGGAAGGTTCGTTGGCGACGATCCCGACCCCGCAGACGTAGATGACGGTATTGGCGGTGCCGAGGTCGATTGCGACGCCGCGCGATGCAAAGCTGAATGGTGAACGCATGATTTGAACCCCCCGGCCCAAGAACGAATCTGTTTCTTTGATGCTTAGGCCAGTGGGTGCCGCTGGATAGCGGCGTTAACCATGTTAATCGTTAGCTGGTGGTGAGTTGCGGTGAGCTGAAAAACGTT is part of the Sphingomicrobium sp. genome and encodes:
- a CDS encoding complex I NDUFA9 subunit family protein gives rise to the protein MIEPAEQLVTVFGGSGFIGRYVCEFLMKSGARVRVAQRDPRRAYIIQPLGQVGQYGFVKADLTNADSVREAVKGATGVVNLCGVFGRQMQKLHVEGARNVAEAAREAGCEALVHVSAIGADRNAQSNYGRTKGEGEDAVRAAFPAATIVRPSIVFGPEDDLTNRFAGMARLPFLPVIASQRNFAPVFVRDLGKAIAMAAMDAQRFGGKTFEIGGPQVMSMAELHQAILEITEQDPGVVHLPDFFGSLLAKFGWLPGAPLTKDQWLMLQRDNVPAKGTPGLDAFGIKATPLAAVAYEWLGRFHKGGKFAGRRINLTATS
- a CDS encoding undecaprenyl-diphosphate phosphatase, yielding MPVLWLVIILGIVEGVTEYLPVSSTGHLILATELLGFKAGDWEAFNVAIQPGAILAIVVLYWQTFWDVLTGLFGREPKAFAFVRNLVIACVPAIVLALLFGDTIEAMLGSAVVVAWALIIGGVAILVLEKTVKPRECDGVANLSVRQSALVGLVQCLAMVPGVSRSGATILGAMAFGVDRKTAAEFSFFLAMPTLSGATAYYLLKHHDRIAPEMYGNIVIGSIVSFVVALVVVKLFVSYVTRHGFAPFAWYRIVAGAAALVWLTAR
- a CDS encoding glutathione S-transferase family protein — its product is MWQLFQFPLCPFSRKVRLVLAEKGIGHELVRENPWEQRDEFIDLNPAGETPVMVEPDQGVTLIGSQPIVEYFDETIDRMPMIHGNAALRAEIRRMTEWFDLKLYREAVEPLMNERMRKRLVNRESPDTRVLRDAMRTASEHLDYLDYLLDHRRWLAGPGLSLADFTAAAHLSVIDYLGALDWRGHKQTKDWYAVMKSRPGFRPLLGERMEVIVPPSHYDKVDF
- a CDS encoding rod shape-determining protein is translated as MRSPFSFASRGVAIDLGTANTVIYVCGVGIVANEPSVVALETRDGERKVRAVGDDAKLMLGKTPQGVRTIRPLRSGVIADLEVAEEMIKHFIRKAHGGPRRFTRGPEAAICIPSGATSVERRAIRDAVTNAGADRVLLIEEPMAAAIGAGLPVADPVGSMVVDIGGGTTEVGVISLNGLAFSRSSRVGGDRMDDAITSYVRRNFNLLIGEGTAERVKLEIGSATRPGDGVGLTTRVRGRDVGRGMPAEIILTQAQVAEALAEPVNQIVEVVRAALENTQPEIAADVIDQGITMTGGGALLRGIDTIIQDSTGLPVRIADDPMSCVAIGAGRSLEERVLRGALQAA